TTAGCCAGACAATGACTCTCGAGTAATTTTCTATTCCAAGATTTTGAAACAAAATGCATGCATGTAGCACACTTGTAGCATTCATAAATTATGGTGAATAAGTTAAGTTTTCAAATATGGTTATATACTCAAATTGCTTCACATAACCTCTATCTCTCACGTAATCATTAAAAAGGTATCAAAGTTGACTTTCAAGATTAGATTCCCAGAGATTCCGAGATGCAGCAAACAAGAATTTACCCAAGCAGAGGTGGAATAGCACCAACAACAGCACCAACCCAAGTGTTTACCGGGTGTATCTGCTTTAAAGGAGTGTATACGAATGCATAGAGAACAAGATTAGAGGCTCCAAGACCAGCTGCCAACATATTAGCCTGGAGGGAACTTGTCAGTAGAGGTAGTATTAGTCTTCAGGTCAAGGTACACATTTGTAATATAGATATTTACGGCAGCATTTCAAGGGATAGATATGACAGATATCAGCAAGCTTGTTTAGAAATTTTTATGCAACAACAATAAAGATGCATCTAATAGAATATTTAGCTACCTTCCATGCCAGTAAAGCAGTGCCAGCTACACCAACAGAAGAAGCCCACATGACTGCATGAGGTAAAGTGATCCGGCCTGATGGTAGGGGTCTTCGCATTGTTCTCCTCATCTTCGCATCATTCTTAATTTCGAAAATCTACAACAGTAATAGGAAAAATGTGCATCAGTATTTATGCATTTTATATAGTATCCCACAATTTTAACTTACACCTATGATGAACCAAAATAATTTAATTAGTAACTGAAAACAGAATACTCCATGTCCCTCCTTTGGTTTCTTGCAGCATGATATACAATTCAGTAAAGCTGTCTACATCAATATTACCATGAAGAATGTACAATTTAATCCTGTTACTGTTATGTCCAACATTCAAAAGAACTATCATATATGATTGGGCCACATTATTCTTGTAAAAGTTGTGCTTGTGTTAGAACTGGAAGTACTGTTAGCAACTCTACATATTATTGTATAGATACCGGCTAAGACTTGGAATCAAAGAAATTGTTGACTGGAATTGTAAATTATCTGATTAAGTGCACATTATCGATTTTAACTTGTAACCACTGAAATATAGCATGTGTTAGGAAACAtaataaatagaataaatattaaatcAGTTACGAATCTGAATAATTAGTGTGTGCATCAGTTATGGATTTCAAAGGGAGGATTTGGTGGGAATAATAATATTTTAGCTTTAATCTAGGGATTGTGAGTTGAGATTGGGGTTATAAATAGGGAAGTCATTTATATGTTTGAGTCATGAAGAAATAAAATTGACTTAAGTGTGTTTTTAAGTGTGTTTATGGAGAGTGGGTGGTCTCTCGAATAACACCCGATTGTGTGTGCGTGTGTTTATCAATAAAGGAATCTGTTTCCTTTTATATTTATACAAAGAGCAGGCCTGGACAGGTCCTAACAGTGGTATCAGAGCACGTCTGTTCTTGGGGCAACGACAAGTGCAAAACAAGTTGAAAATCGAGTCGACGACTTCCAGGggatttttttttgaaaagatGCAAGCAAAATTTTTGAAGTTGGATATTGAAAAGTTTCAAAAATACATTTCTTTCCTCAAAGAAGGTATGGTTGCCATACTTGCAAAAATGGACAACTATAGTCGCAAGACTACTGGACCATTTTCGTCTGCTCGTGAGGATTCGCAAGGCTTGGAACAAGCCAAGAAGTTGGTCTACGAAACTGAGGAGAAGCTGAAGGGAGTAAAAGCGAATGATAGAGAGCTTAAATCAGATTTTCAAAAAAATGATTTTGGAAAACTTCAAGAAGATGAAAGGTCTCATCAGCAACCACCAGTATCGGAGGTTTTAGGGCAGactccattaaattttaatagtGGCAACAACAAACAAGAGACTTGTTTGTTTGATGTCTCATCGCCTCCAAGCTCATCCATGGACTCTTTATCACAAAGACTTGAAATATTCGAAGGCTTAAAACTTGAAGGTGGGTCGTTGAAGGCTGAAAGTTATTTTGACAGTTATTTTGAATTAGTAAACCTCTCAACGCCAACTAAGAAGGTATGGTCGGTTATAGTATACTTGAGAAATGATCTTTTGTTCTTGGACTATTGCGGGGAATGTCAGCGGCCTTCTTGTAACTGGGAGGAATTTAGAAAATTATTGGCGGAGAGGCAGGGGTTCTGGAttagaaagaaaaggaaaaagaaagaatgaaATAATTTTCTCATTTGAACCTTGAGGACAAGGTTCAAGTTTGGGCGGCGGGTAATGTTAGGAAACAtaataaatagaataaatattaaatcAGTTACGAATCTGAATAATTAGTGTGTGCATCAGTTATGGATTTCAAAGGGAGGATTTGGTGGGAATAATAATATTTTAGCTTTAATCTAGGGATTGTGAGTTGAGATTGGGGTTATAAATAGGGAAGCCATTTATATGTTTGAGTCATGAAGAAATAAGATTGACTTAAGTGTGTTTTTAAGTGTGTTTATGGAGAGTGGGTGGTCTCTCGAATAACACCCGATTGTGTGTGCGTGTGTTTATCAATAAAGGAATCTGTTTCCTTTTATATTTATACAAAGAGCAGGCCTGGACAGGTCCTAACAGTGGTATCAGAGCACGTCTGTTCTTGGGGCAACGACAAGTGCAAAACAAGTTGAAAATCGAGTCGACGACTTCCAGGggatttttttttgaaaagatGCGAGCAAAATTTTTGAAGTTGGATATTGAAAAGTTTCAAAAAGACATTTCTTTCCTCAAAGAAGGTATGGTTGCCATACTTGCAAAAATGGACAACTATAGTCGCAAGACTACTGGACCATTTTCGTCTGCTCGTGAGGATTCGCAAGGCTTGGAACAAGCCAAGAAGTCGGTCTACGAAACTGAGGAGAAGCTGAAGGGAGTAAAAGCGAATGATAGAGAGCTTAAATCAAGTTTTCAAAAAAATGATTTTGGAAAACTTCAAGAAGATGAAAGGTCTCATCAGCAACCACCAGTATCGGAGGTTTTAGGGCAGactccattaaattttaatagtGGCAACAACAAACAAGAGACTTGTTTGTTTGATGTCTCATCGCCTCCAAGCTCATCCATGGACTCTTTATCACAAAGACTTGAAATATTCGAAGGCTTAAAACTTGAAGGTGGGTCGTTGAAGGCTGAAAGTTATTTTGACAGTTATTTTGAATTAGTAAACCTCTCAACGCCAACTAAGAAGGTATGGTCGGTTATAGTATACTTGAGAAATGATCTTTTGTTCTTGGACTATTGCGGGGAATGTCAGCGGCCTTCTTGTAACTGGAAGGAATTTAGAAAATTATTGGCGGAGAGGCAGGGGTTCTGGAttagaaagaaaaggaaaaagaaagaatgaaACAATTTTCTCATTTGAACCTTGAGGACAAGGTTCAAGTTTGGGCGGCGGGTAATGTTAGGAAACATAATatatagaataaatattaaatcAGTTACGAATCTGAATAATTAGTGTGTGCATCAGTTATGGATTTCAAAGGGAGGATTTGGTGGGAATAATAATATTTTAGCTTTAATCTAGGGATTGTGAGTTGAGATTGGGGTTATAAATAGGGAAGCCATTTATATGTTTGAGTCATGAAGAAATAAGATTGACTTAAGTGTGTTTATGGAGAGTGGGTGGTCTCTCGAATACCACCCGATTGTGTGTGCGTGTGTTTATCAATAAAGGAATTTGTTTCCTTTTATATTTATACAAAGAGCAGGCCTGGACAGGTCCTAACAGCATggtactccctctgtcccaaaTTACTTGTCCAATTTGACTTTTGCACGTAATTTAAGGTGTATTGAACGCATACTTCGgtcaattattttaaaataaaaaatttatatcttaaattttaattcagaaaaaaataatttgaaaaataaCGAAGAGAGTTATGCGTTTTATGCACCTTAAAAACGCGTAAAAGTCAAATTGGACAAGTAAATTGGGAGAGAGAGTAATATTTTTTCAAACAAAGCTCAAATTATTTTTCAAAACATTTGAGCCTAGTCCAAGTTTAATTTGCATGTCAAACTAACAATGTTCTTGTCCTCAAGTAATTAACTTTAACTGAGTCTTTCATaagaatttattttaaaaaaaaactgactTGACTGAACAACATACTCAATATTTTATACTACACTGCACTAATTTTAAACTATTTAATACCATGAATTTTAAATATCTCAAGAACAAACCTGATTTAAGGAATTAGCAGCCGCCGCAATCATCATTGTACCAGCACATGTGTAACTGAGACCCAAATAGTCAACTGCACCGCCACTACCAAGGACATATCCTGCCCCAGAAGTAGCAACAACTAGCATGCTGCAATAGTATGAAGAAAAACAAAGTTCTAAAATATCatcaaaaaaacaaaaaataataaaCCGATAAAAATTCCATTAAAAGAACCATAGAATTAAAAATAAAGTCCATGTATGAAGATAAGCAGAATCAAATGTTATATCTTTGATTAGAAAGAAAATAATGTCAAAACTTAAGAAAAGTGTAACTAACTGAAATATACAAAAGGAATAAAACTAACACAAGCCGAAAATTATGCAAAAAGAGTCACTCACGTAgttgcatgaaatgaaataacaATTATCTTTGACAAATTATGTCCATTTAAATCCTACCAGATGCTAAGGCTACTTAATGTTCATAAAATACTTTTACTACCCTACAATGATATGTTACTATATCATACTAAGATTTATAGACGttaaaaaatttaattaaaaaaataatatatatatatatatatatgttaaatAATTGCAGGAACTCTAATTTAGCCTGATCAAGAAGTGCTTATAAATTAAGAAGCCTCAGCCTTGTCGCATTTTCAAGGTACCTATATTAAAATAATCTCTTGCATAAACAACTTTCACTCAATAATAATTTACCGGATTTTTTGTTTCTCTATTTTGAATTTATTACTTGAGAATTATCCAGAAAAAATGCCACAAGACAATTCCAGAAAAAATGCAAATACAGGGACATCTTATAATGAATTCGACAACAAAGTATTTACAAACAAAAGATATACACAAAGTCCAACAATAGTATCTTAAAAGTAAGAACTGGTACTTTTAAAATTACAGAACGAGGTTGTATTTCTTTCGTGCATAATTCTTGAAAAGGATATGCAAAGCCTTTATTGGCTTTGGTTCGCAAGTGACAAGTGAGCCTGCCGGGAAAGTCGTTGAGATTGATGGGGTTTTGGTCGAAGCGTGGAGGTCCGTATGAGATGACTCGTGTAGCGCGTCTAGGGAAGTTAACAACTGTAGAATATCATTTAATGCAAGAGCTAGCTTAATATAAATGAAAAAATATGAGGGAATTATGCTATCGGTTAGCtgatataaataaataaatatgaggGAATTATGCAATCTGATGGTATGTATAATTGGCAACAGATATGCATGTTATTGCAAGCAAGGTTAAACAGAAATGCACAAAGTGGGGGCAATAAGAAACCTGGCAAACGATTACAGTGAGGTATTGTATTTCCTTTTATATTATTGTTCAAAACTAGATTCAATGGCAAATACAAACTGTGAAACAACATTATATCAATCAAGCACATGTGATACTACAAGAAATAGTTAAAATGCACAAAGTGGAGACAATAAGAAACCTGGGAAACGATTACAATGCGGTATTGTTATTAACTCATATATTATTGTTGAAATTTAGATTAAATGGCAAATAACAAACTATGAAACGACATTATATCAATCAGACGCATGAGATACTCAAAGCAATAGTCAAATTTGATTTGTGGACAATATAAAGGCAGAGTCGTTCTAAAGTGTACAAGGTGTTTAGAAATGGAAAATAAGATATGATGTTGTCTCAACAGCAAAAGAAGGATTACCACACGCGCAAAAAAAAGTTGATAGCAAGAATCATCTGGTAACATATTATTAAGTCATTTTGCTATAAACTTTGGCGGGTGTGGTAACCCTTCTTTTGCTGTTGAGACGGCAGTAGATCTTATTTTCCATTTCTATACACCCTGTACACTCTTAGAATCACCATGTATTTGTATTGTCCATAAATCAAATTGGACTATTGCTTGCACATGAGCCTGATTGATATAATGGCATTTCTTAGTTTTTTATTTGTCATTTAATCTAATTTCAATAATAATATACGAGGAACTAACAGTACCTCACTTTAATCGCTTCCTAGGTTTCTTATTGTCTCCATTTTGTGCATTTTGACTACTGCTAATAGTATCAATTACGCCCGATTGATATACTGTTATTTCATTGAATCTAATTTTGAACAATAATATATGAGAAAATACAATACGTCACTGTAATCGTTTCCCAGGTTTCTTATAGCCTCCACTTTGTGCATTTTTGTTTAACCTTACTTGCAATAACATGCATATCTGTTGTCAATTACACATACCATTAGATTGCATAATTcactcatatttatttatttatatcaGCTAACAGATAGCATAATTCCCTCGTATATTTTTTTCTCAAGCTAACTCTTGCATTAAATGGTATTCTATATTAGTTACCTTAACGCACGAGTCATCTCTTGCGGACCTCCACGCTTCGACCAAAGACCCATCAATCTCAGCGACTTCCCCAGCTAGGTCACTTGGGAACCAAAGCCAATACATGCTTTGCATATCCTTTTCAAGAATTATGCACGAAAAATTTTAAAACCTCGTTCTTTAATTTTAAAAGTACCAGATCTtactttttaaatattaaattgcATTTACAGCGATGGTAAATTTTGTAACTTGAGAAATTAGTAAATTATATTTCAAGTTATATGTATTGACTTTCAAATGCTAAATACGGTACATAAAGAGAACATAAAGTTCAACAAGTAtctcatcaaaataaaataataacaaTTCAAAATCATAATGAAAAACATTAATAAAATCATTAGTAGATAAATATTAACAATGTCTAACTTTACTTATACAAAATAACATAATTGAATTTTAGAGTCAAATCTAATAAATTATAAAGTGTATAAGTTAACGAAAGTTGGTTTCAATTTATAACAACATTTTCATTTCCAGGCGAAGAACACTATACATATCGGTTTTCAACTAATACATACATCTTAATAATATATTATTCTAAAAATGGTTGAATTCAAATTCCGGGGGTAAATAAGTTTGGAGAAACTTGAAATACATAAATACAAACAATTCAATTGAAGCAAtaatcaaaccctaatttaattttagcaacaaaaaatgaaataaataaaaaGGGACAAAATAGGAATTGACAAACCTGAGCCTTGCTTTGGAAAGCTCCCAATAACAGCGACCATAGTGTGTGAACAACGACGATGTCGTATTAGCAGGGGGGTCGGGGACTCCAAGGCCTAGCGTGCGTGTATTGGTAACGGTTGAGGTGGTAGTAGTGGATCTAATTGAAGTTGTATACATAGACTTTGTGGGAGGAATGATGAGTTTCCATGATAAACTCAGTGAGTTTCTTCGTAACATTTGACTCAGCTGAGTTTTTAAACGAGTTGAATTGGGTTATTGTGTTTTTTGTTTAATTGATGATTGATGATTGATGATTGATGATTGATGACGATGGAGTTCTTGCTAGACCGGTGGCGGACTCCAGAATATCTTATAAATTTATCATCAATATAAATCAACCCGCAATTTGAAGACTTTTTTTTGAAGACACGTTAAGTTTGACAAAGGCCAATACctcaaatatttattttaataataattctatTAATATAATATGAGAAATTGCCAGCATACATGCATCCCATATTAAAATTTATCATATTTTATATCATGTCATTCAGTAAATATTTGAGAAATTTATTTGGACtgcttttaaaaaaattatcatatGATAAGAGTattaaataatttcaaaaaaatttctCAGATAACGAATTTTGATTTAAATCGTATATTTATACACACATCACATGTTCTCatatttttatcaaaaaaaaattacTATCCATATATTGACATGtcattattttcaaaaaaaaaattgggGAGAAATTTAGGTTTCCTAGTTTATTATTTCTCCTATACATTTAGAAATGTACCTAAAaatttaaacaataataaaacTTTAAATCCTGAAAAATATAAGTTCGCGTTTCCGAAAAAATCTAGATAAATCAAATATCAGGACTAATAACACTAAAAAAGTACAATATattacaaaaaaatatatatcttcaattatttactgatttaaaaattacaaaattaaatAACTGAAGGCCTGAAGCCGACAGACGAGTGATAAAAATGAAGTCGGAGCAATTTAATTTTTCTCAAAATTTGCTCGTGTAAACTTGTCTTTAGTATCGTTGTCATTTTGAAAAAATTCATTTAACATTTGTTTTTTATTCATTCCTTTTATAATGGGTCAATTAATAATAAACATGTGATTCTTTCGAGTTCGACGAGATTCATCAACATGTGTATTCAGAGGCGGATTAGGGGGGTCCAGAGGAGTCCCTGGCCCCCCCTAAGTTTTCAAATATCATTCATGTAGTATATTTATAAACTGACTTCTGCTGGTAGCCTAGCTGGTTTATGGTGATGTAGTTTTCCCCATTAACCGGTGTTCGAACCCGAACCCTGTCTTCCGCTTTTTCTTTCTAAATTTGTGTTTTCTTCTACTTGTACTTTTGCTTACAAATTTTCGCTTTTACATACATGCCACTTCTTTTTTACTATATTGCTAAGTCCTGACATATAAATCATGGTGAATAGGTGATGCATACAAATTATtcttatattttaataatttttgttaacattttttttaacttatccaaaatttaactaaattaaaaatttaaatttgaaaatttgGTACAAAAATTTTTTTGGACCCCACTAAATAAACTTTCTGGGTCCGCCACTGTGTGTATTATATCATTCTCTTCAAAAGAGATGAAACGTAGAAGTTGGCACAAGAAACAGTCATCAATATGTATATTCCTTTTTTATAAGTTCTAATGCTAAAATAATCTTATACCGCTATACATTGTTTTTcctttttaaattaaaaaaaaaaaaaaggtaAATGTAACCCGCAGCTTTGGCACTCTTTCACGGATTCATTGGTTTCCTGCTTCAGATAGGATTTGAATGAGGCGCATGAACAGAACCTGATGACTGCTGTACTTGTCTAGCTTCATCACCTGATGACTGCTGCACTTGTCCAGCTTCATCGGAATCGTGCTGTTGGTTTCTCCACAAGAGCCACCTTCTTCGCAATTTCAGCACTTCAATTAATATAGAAGCTCCACACATCGCTCCTCCAAATCCAGCAAATGTAGCAAGAAATATTGACAGAACAACCTGCACTCCGAGCTGTCCATCCCCCGCAGATTATCAACATATGCGTTGTAACCCGAATTCCAATTTTCAATATTTGTATGTTGAAGTAATTTTCTATTCTTCTTTTCCTCTCAAAAAATTAAAATCTCTATTTCCAACATTTTAACACTTAAAATTTTAGGCACACAAACTGGTCCCACGTGTAACAAATCTTTTGTGTAGTTTTCAGTTACAAAAATTGCTAACTAAATTTATCCATTTGCCAGTCACCATGTATATAAAATGAAGCACATAGAATTTGGAGTTCAAAAATCATCCTcgattatattatatatatctcgaCTTGGCACTATAATTTGAGTAAAGAACATCTCTTACCACAGAAAAGAAAATATGCCCAAATAGAACAACCAGTCCAAATTGAATGAGGGCATAAATCCATGCATATGATCTCTTTACTGAAAATAAATTGCAGAGACGTCAATTATAACGCTTAAATGACTTATCCATGGCATATATTAGTATTGGAAGCATTAAAAATAAGAGATTTTTTTAacaaatataagttattttatattatttaatttgcAAAAACACATTTTTATGAAATATTAATATTTTGCAAAAAATACAACTTTGCAACCAAATGCAACTGAATGTAACCAAAATTAACCTCAAATGCAACAAAAGCAGCTGTATTATAATTATAGAAAATATTATAAAGAGTTGCATTGGGTTGCAAACTGTATTTAAAAAAGTTGCACTTGGTTGCTTTTAGTTGCAAACTCTATTTTCACATATATTTTCAAAAGATAATAAAGCCgcaaataacttttaaaagagtAGTATTTCTGATGATTTCTCTAAATATAATACAATTACCCATAGTTGTTGATGTCATGGATGCTAGGAGACCCAAGATGCAGGAAAATGGAAGAGATAAAGTGATTGCATGAGATCCCATGTTTGAGAGCTGCATTGAGGGATTAATAATAGGGACAATGGTTAGCTTGATGCAGAAGAAATATAGAAACTAAGGTTGGCTTACCATAAGTTGCTCCAGAAAACAAAAGTAGACGAGCATGCTAACTATAACGAGTACAGGTACATCCTGCCAAATCCTAGACATTTCCGAAAAGTCATAATCAAACAGATGCAACACAAGCTAATGTCGAGAACAGATAGTCATTGTTTTCCCTATGAAATGCAACAAGAGCACAATGGAAGATAACAAGCTAGACATTTTTCTCGATAAAAGTATGTAATTTCCGCAGATCGCATGTACCCAAAGCTAAGAAAATTTGACATTTATAAAGGAAACAAAAAACAATTTATCTGCTTCGCTTAGTTTTCTAAATTTATTCAAGACAGATGTAGGAAATTCCAGTCGAGAACATTGATAAAGATATgggtatataatatttaatagaTGTAGAAAAATGCCCCTTTTGTGCCTGGCACAAGGAAAGTGCCATTACTTGCCTGTATCCTGCAG
Above is a genomic segment from Apium graveolens cultivar Ventura unplaced genomic scaffold, ASM990537v1 ctg5493, whole genome shotgun sequence containing:
- the LOC141702684 gene encoding protoheme IX farnesyltransferase, mitochondrial, which codes for MLRRNSLSLSWKLIIPPTKSMYTTSIRSTTTTSTVTNTRTLGLGVPDPPANTTSSLFTHYGRCYWELSKARLSMLVVATSGAGYVLGSGGAVDYLGLSYTCAGTMMIAAAANSLNQIFEIKNDAKMRRTMRRPLPSGRITLPHAVMWASSVGVAGTALLAWKANMLAAGLGASNLVLYAFVYTPLKQIHPVNTWVGAVVGAIPPLLGWAAASGSVSLNGMILPAALYFWQIPHFMALAYLCRDDYAAGGFRMFSLADPSGHRTALVALRNCLYLLPLGYLAYDWGVTSGWFCLESTLLALAITGTAASFYVQRTTETARRMFHASLLYLPVFMSGIMFHRLNKEHVSVKNSEALVGYTSTSEAPIKEFGNSDQLKKAKRVDPSCRRRRPPVAFASVAPFPFLPAPTYSSY